From the genome of Lemur catta isolate mLemCat1 chromosome 25, mLemCat1.pri, whole genome shotgun sequence:
GCTATGAAAAAACCCAGCATACAAAGAGGACATTACCCatgtcatttaacatttcttgaagATGTGATGAATTTAACCGATGTAGAACAGCCTTCCTGGATAAatccaacaaaaaatattttggcctcccgaaaacaaaacaaacaagcaaaataactCTTCTTGGCTCAAATTATAGGAATTCTTTGCTGGCAGCTCAGCCAAAGCTTTTTGCATATGTGCTTTTAGGACAGGATTGTAGATTGCATGTGTTCTGCACAGCAACCACGGACACTTAACAgtcattaaataataatgaaacaggAGGCCtggatatttttgttgttgttgtttctcctGGGTCTGTTCCTCACTtaagtgaccttggacaaatccaTTCCTTCCCCTCATATCTGATTTCCATATATCTGTTTCAGGATAATGTTTATGACTAAGACGCTTTCTGAGATCTTCAGATTACAAACGGCAGTTAGTGCCCTTCATCTATGCAATCTATCCCCGTCACTCTCCAGTGGGATGTCCGAGTGACACTTCTGCTGAAAACCTTCACACACGGGTCGTCAATACCATCTAAGGACGGTTCGGATGTTCCAAGGCCAATCAACCGACGAGTAACGAGGGTAACTTGAGCCACGAAAAGTCTTACGCTACTCAGAATTGGGAAATGGGCAAATGTAATGATCCCCACGCCACGTTTGCTCTATTTCTGTGGTTTCCAGCCTTCTCTGCACCACGCAGAAGCTGCAGGCGACATCTGACTACCCGACACTCGGCAATGGCCTTTGCAGAGCACCCCCTCCGAACGCTGACAGGGCTCCGGGGCCCTCGCTGGGGACAGGACGGACTGCCGGGACTGGCGGGCCCGCCCCGGTGCGGTGGCCGCGGGTTCCACACACTGGTTCGGAGGCTGACAAGACACAGCCATCTTGCATGGGCGCCCGGGCCCGGGAAGAGGGCGAGCCCCGTCCCTCGGCCCGGGGACCGCCACCTGCGCGGGgccgcccgccccggcccggccgaGTCCGAGCGGCTGGAGTCGGCGGCGGGGCCCGGGCGCGGGCGGGAGGAAAAGCCGTCGGTGCGCCCGCCCGCCGCCGCAGCCCGGTCAGGAAGCGGGCGCGGGACGCCGGGCGCCCACTCGCGAGCTCCCTGGCGGGGAGCGGTCGCCACCGGGGCGCGGCGACCGGCCGGCCgcgtcccctccccgccccacgcGCCCGGGGCCCCGCGGGGGCGGCCCTCAGCCCTCCGCGCCGCGGCCCGAGACGCGCAGGCCGGGCGTTCGCCCGCCCTCTCGGCGCCCCCAACCCGGGCTTCGGGGGTTCTGTGACGTAGGCGCCGGGAGCAGGGTGCGAGCGCAggccggggccgggggccggCCGGGGGCGAGCGGCCGTCGCGGCGGGAGCCCGCGGCCCCGGCGTGTCTTTTGTGTTTGTACACACTCGGCGCGAGGCGGCCGCGAGGAGGGAGCGGGcggcgcgcgggggcggggcgagcgCGCGCCGGCGAACGGGCgcgcggggggaggggcgggggcggggcgcgagCGGGGAGGGGGACGGGGCGGGGCCGAGCCTTCCCTCCATTGTGTGTGATTGGCTGGCGcgcggcgcgggggcggggcggcgtgTGTTGGGGGATAGCCTCGGTGTCAGCCATCTTTCAATTGTGTTCGCagccgccgccgcgccgccgTCGCTTGCCAACGCCAGCGCCGCCTCTCGCTCGCCGAGATCCAGCCGAAGGAGAAGGGGGGTAAGTTTCCCCGTCTGCCCGCTTCCCCGGAACCGAGCCCCGCTTGCCGTCAGCCCGAAGCCGGGCCCTGGCGGTGCCGGGAGGCGACCCGTGGCCCCTCCGGCTTAGCCCGCAAACTTTTTGGCCCCGAAATGGAGGTGAGGAGCGAGTTTCCCTCTGCCctcaggcggcggcggcggcggctccccCGTCTCTCGCCGCCTCAGCCCAGCGGCAGCCACCGCCGCGGCGCCGAGcctgctctccctccttcccccgcGCCCTGCGCCTCTTTCTTCGGTGAAATCCCGCCCGCCGCCCCTTCCCCGGACCCCAGACCTTCACCAGGACCCGCGCGGGCCCCTTACCTGCCGCCCCCGGGCCCCGGGCCCCGGGTTTCGGGCGGGAAAGGGGTGGAAATCGCCGCCGCTTCCCACCGCGGGGTAACTCGCTTTTCGCTGCCTCCCCACAGTTGTTGCTGAGCTTCACCATCTTGTCTCTCTCCTCTGGTCACCGACCATATTCTCTCCCCCGtttctctcttccccatttctaaaaaggaggaaaaaaattttaaaagcgggacatttttttcccttttttggagAAGCGGAAACTTGATGCatttgaaatgcaaaaaaaaaaaaaaacttttgcatTTTTGGAGGGCGGCACGTGGCAGGGGATCGGGGTATTTTCGAGCGATCGGGTTGTTTTGTCTCTCTGGAAGGGAATCGGATACGTTTCGcgattgtttccattttgttcGGGTCTGGGAGCCGAGTGGGCGCCGGCgccgggcgcggggcgggcgggtCGGGGACCCTGTGCCGAGGGGCCCGGAGGAGGCAAAACCAAAAGTTTACGTGGTGCTTGGAGCGGCCCGGTCGGCGGATGTCGTGCGTTAATTGAAGCCTGGGTGCGGGGCGCTTTGCATTTCATTGCGAAGCCCGTGAGGACTGGACGGGAGGACGGCGCTTTGTAGAACGCTCGTTGGTGGTGGCTGTTGTTCCTCTCTTGTTTTTCGAGACGCCTTTTTGTCAACATCGCCGTAACCATGCAAAACCAAGAATGTTTTCAGATATTTACAGCAATCCATCAACTGCCAGACGCGGGGCGGGGGCGACGAAAGTGGGGGGGGCGGCGggtaaaacctttttttttttttttttttgctgtaatttGATTCGACCTTTCTGTGGTTTGTGGCTTCGTTCTCTCTGACTTGTTTGTGGATCAAATGTTTACAGACATTTCTAATTTCTACTTTAATTAAAGAAATTGGATCGAAGACTGTTGGGGGGGTCTTTATGTTTTGCCGTTTGTCGCTCAGAACTGGCATTTGGGGAGATGATTGATGCTGATGCTAACAAATTTTCTAGTACTATAGTTTGTTTCGAGAAGTCATATTTGGGTGGTAGACGTAATGGGCAGCCTTTCAAATTATATAACAATacggatattttttttttataccgatgaaattttccaaatttggggAGGGGGTTATAGTGGCAGGAAAATTTGTATGTTCAGTTGTTGCATACggtgatttttggttttttaatgctGGTAGGTAAGTGAGGAGGTCTTGCTACCATGGCTCGTACAAAGCAGACTGCCCGCAAATCGACCGGTGGTAAAGCACCCAGGAAGCAACTGGCTACAAAAGCCGCTCGCAAGAGTGCGCCCTCTACTGGAGGGGTGAAGAAACCTCATCGCTACAGGtattaaaacagaaaagggaaaaatgggaCCAAGTCTCCTGTGGTATCCGTATTATTGAACAAACAGATGGATAACAGGAAAACTTTTTGCTTTtgggaaattgatttttttcccttttgaatatTTACTgctttttgaatatatatatgtacacacacactgtatattcatttctgtgtacaatttatttttttattggaaaCGTGTTAATTTTGAAGACATAATCTGACCCAGAAGCCTGTGGAGACCTATTATAATATGTCACTGATAAAGTTAATGGGATAGATTGACTTTTTAGTTAGCTATTAagttagtaatttttaaaaatagtaaagtgttattttttttaaaatacatttttgaggATATCATTCCCAGCTTTtggcaaaataataatttaatcaaTATCAGGCATTTTGTTTTAGTGAAGTTTCTATCCCTTTTACTTGATTGGTTTGTTTCTGTCTGTATTAGATCGTTTGATTTTCAACTACCTGAGCGGTGTTGTTAAGGGAATCTGCCATTAGAGGGCAGAAGTTGTCCATACTTGGGTAGCCTCTGCAAATTACACAATTAACCTAAAATAAAAGCCCATACAGTggaagaaataattaagaattaGAGGTAAATTTCTTACTCTTCCATGTGGAACACTGCACAATCAggcatatttaaatttaataatgcaTGAGAGATGAACAGTAGTCAAAGAGTAAAGGTATTCTGGGAAATCCAACTTAAATACCAcagtgtattttttaatgaagttcatTGAATTGTGTTGGTCTTTAAGGGCTATTAAAAATTGAGGGTGCAGGTGGGAAGAAGGAGAGTGCTGCTAAATTGAGAAGAGTCAACTTCTTTATTAGTGGTGTGACAACCAATACCATCCCAAGTTGTAATTCTTAACAGAAGTTGATTTTTATATGCGTGTATATGtacaagttaaaaaatgaaaataaatagggCTTTGATAAACTCCTTGCTAAGAATCTACTTTAATTTCATGCTTTTTGCTTTAAAGGTATTTTTGTTACTCTTAATAGATTTGAATGTTCAGTTCATACATTGACCAATGAAATTTAATAATGAAGCAGAAGAATGGTTGGGtggtttgtttaatttttttaattaatattctttaaagCTGACCACTTATCCTTTTGTGTGCTGTATTTAGTAAcagtttctttattaattttttttaaaggcctggTACAGTGGCACTCCGTGAAATTAGACGTTATCAGAAGTCCACTGAACTTCTGATTCGCAAACTTCCTTTCCAGCGTCTGGTGCGAGAAATTGCTCAGGACTTCAAAACAGATCTGCGCTTCCAGAGCGCAGCTATTGGTGCTTTGCAGgtaaaatgggggggggggggtgagaaTTTGTGTATCTGCTGTATGCCAAGAACAATTGTAAATCTTTGTGTGTGCTTATATAATTTAGTCATCACAAGCCTGTGAGGTAGTTTGATATGATTATTTCACTGAAAAGACTTCAGAAAGGTTaagttgctcaaggtcatacaCAGGTAATGGCAGGATCATAATTTGAACCcatttgactccaaagcctattTATACCATTGTTATAACATTTTAAGCCTAGTTATACCATTGttataacattttaaacattgcACCAAAAACAGTGTTTAAAGAAAACCCTCTAGTTTGGTTTATGGATGCTGCAGGACAGTGAGAAGATGGGACTAGAGGTCTATATTTGTAATCAGTTCTGAGTGTCCTGGACTTGAAGAGGCAGATATAGGTGGAGAGAGCTTAATACCTAGGATGAGAATAGGCAGCATTAAAGAATTACGTATTAAGGTGAAAGGAGCAGTGAGTGGTGGTTAGGACTGGATCGACAAGATAGGAAAGGTCCTTGAAGATGATGCTGGACATATGAAAGGATAGGAATTTGAAGACTTACAGTTTGCTGAAAGGGATTAGGGATTTCAGTTTAAATGGGGAGTGTATTGAATTTAATCTAAATCTCTATCATGTCAGGACTTAGAGAAATACtgttctaaaaatgtttatttgaactATTTGTGGTTTATACCAAGATAAAACTTGAAGTTCCCACAAGATATTTGATAAGATAGATCATTGTAACTAATTAACATCAATTGCTTAAATGACCTTTGTTATATTGTGTGGTTGGATTCTTTAGATTCAAGTATCTCAAAATACGGTTAAGACCACCACGGCGGTCAGAAGCATGGGGTTAGTGGGGGTTAAAAATGTAGATTGTTAGGCACCGTTGCAgacctgaatcagaatctcttgggGGGGGGGCTAGAATCTCCATACGCTCCATGGGAAGATTTTCAAGGCTGCTGTTGCTGTGCCGGGCTTTTGCTTTATATGTGAGAAAGATTTGATAGGTGGATTCTACCCTGAAATGTAATTGGTCGAGCTGTTTCTATGGTTAGTTGAAACTTCATTTGATTGGTGAATTCCAGGAGTAGACATCCATTAAATTATCAGTGAGTTGAAATTTCAGCTACTAAAATCTTTCCATGCTATtacttaaaactttttgttttaataattattttcagtttccGTTTCATTTATTACCTAATACAGAGATTATTACTAAGATTCCCAAGCACTACTGATAGAAATATGctagttttgttttctaattagcAGGACTATGCTTAAAGAACACAATACTGTACTTGAAAGTCCAGCGTTTTTTAGCTTAAATGTCAGTAATGTAACCttgtaaattgaaaaattactTAAACAATCTGGGTAAAGGActctaatcttttaaaaactatcGTGTGTAAACTtccattgttgttatttttaagttatatgtCATTAAGTGGTTCTATTGGTCTTGAGCAAAATGTTCACCTCTGTTGCCTATAGTTAGTTCTCTTAGCATTAGATAGCTCTTGCCTTTATTGGAAAGAATAACCTTTgttacaaggattttttttttttctcctgctttgTAAAAGGTTTTGCTCTTAAAGGCTAAAGGGAGGATTTGCTAGTGGACATAAGGTAACAGgttgggtacagtggctcacacttgtaatccctcCACTTtgaagaggctgaggtgggagggttgcttgagtcGAGGAGTTctagaacagcctgggcaacacagtaagactccatctctaacccctcaaaattttgttttctttttaactgggTGCTGTGGCAGGCACTTGTACGCCTagctagctactcaggagactgaggcagaggaggatcccttgagcccaggagtttgaggctgcgatGAGTAATGATTGTGTCACTAccctccagcccaggtgacagagcaagaccctgtctctttaaaaaaaaaaaaaaaaaaaaggtaatagaTGATGCCAGTTAAATTCCAAGTCACTATTTTTGGCTTTAGAATTACACAATTTACAACTAAAGGATGAGAGTTAGTCGAGTGAGAGTAGTAGAGAAGGTAGTCTGAGTCTGCCACAGATAAACAAGAATTAACTAGCTTAAAATTTAGCCTTTGCCTTTAATGTGTGAGAACTTGAATTTGAATATCCTTGTGTTAAAAATGAACAGTGGagctaggtgtggtggcctgcccttgtagtcccagctactcgggtggctgaggcaggagaatcagttgagcctaggagtttgagtccagcttgagcaacatagtgagacctgtctcttaaaaaataaataaatctttaaatgaGCAATGGTATTTTGAAATGGTAGAAGAGCCAGACATTGAATACACTCAGTATTCTAAATGACATTTTCCTCTAGTTAGtaagatgtttttttcttctgacatTATTATATTCATTAGGTCATAAATTTATATGGCAGTCGTTAATTCCCATTACAGCTTTTAATGTTTAAGGGACTTTAGGATACAGGTAATAGAATTGAAAATGTATGGGTCATGGTCAAACCCCCTCTCAAATCCGTGGGTATTGACTCTTTTCCCAGAGGTGATCAGACCCAGAACGGCCAAGTTTTGAGACAGCAGTGAGATCTCCAGCTGTCACATGCCATATCTAAGTCGTCCTGGGGGAGCCAATAGATGGTACCGCTCTCAACTCTCTCAGCCGTGGGCCTGACGGCGTGTCCACACTGCAGCTTGTAGTGCTGCATTTCGCAAAAGCGTTCTAGATTTGCGTAATCCTGAGGTGCTGGGTTAAACAAAATTGAACTTTCTTTGCTGAGAAACTTTAGTTCTAGTATCTGGTATGTATTATGAGTCCCAAAGAGGAGACTAAAATATGCCAGTTTTCTAGACTTTCTGCCCACTTCTtaaatatcccaagaatgaatCCCTGAATATTACGGACTTTTGCTTTTAATACCTTTGAAATAGGTAACATATGAGGGGTTAATTGCATAGAATAGACACTTTTAAATTTGAGTTAGACATAAAAAACTAGCAAATATTGAACATCTACTTGAGGGCAAGGcattgtgagtattaaatgagatttaTGTTATCAAGTAACTTAAGGGCATTAAAAGATGGCTGCAATACAAGGTCAGTCAGTATGAGTTAGGAATTAGGAGTTCAGGGTTACCTGCACTGGGGACAGGAACAAGTAGAGTATCTGCTTTCTCCTTTGTGGAATAGTCTTGAACTAAACCTTAAAGGGTAGGTAAACAAGACTTAGTTCTTGATAACAAGTACTAGAGAAAGACATTTTATGGAGGACTAAAAAGGATGAAGGtgtaaatgtgaataaaatattttttccataaaatgaaataatgtgtaaaACATTTGGATTAGTTGCTGTGTTAATGCTTTTTATTTGGATAAAAGTAGCAACTATAAAATTTTTTGTCTACCCAAATATACTTTGAACAGAGAGATAACTTTTCCTTTTAGAGGAGAGAAAGACAACTGCTCATTTAATGCTCCAAATCTAAAACAGTTGGGTAGATGACTACTAAAACAATGGTAATTTCTTCACAAAATAAGTAAGCAGATGTTTTATTTAGACTAAAAGATTCATCAACTTTTCAGACAGCCATAAGATGTACTAACAATTTGATTTATGATTTAATTTCTGTGGAAACGCCCCGTTTTCACTTCACATGCCTGCCAGTTGTCAATGGTTGATGCATAGAGTAGCAGTTTTGAGTGGCGGTAGGCTTAAGAATATGCCTTGGGAAAGGATCTTACAATCAAGTGGGAAAAACCAGAGGGATGATCTTAAGACTAGAGGGCAGGAAATGCCGGATTGGGGAAGGTGCTTAGTAAGGGCCAGGGGCACATCTCCTAGGCATAATAGATCAAAGTATATAAATAAGGGACTAATTTGTGATGTGTTCTGGGACCTGTAAGTACTCTTGTGATAAAACCGAGGTGTAAAACGGAAGGTGGATGAGGACCATGTGGTGACACCAGTTGTCAGCTATATTGCACCACTTGGCAAGGCAAGGTTCACATGCTGGAGTGGGAGTGGGATTTAGAGGAATGGGGCGATGTCTGGATTGGACTGGATTCCATTTATCTTTGTAAGGATGAGAATGTTAGAGTTTTAAGTTGGATTTCATACTTTATTCAAGACATTTCAGTTTATTAGAAATCAATTAACatgagaaaaattaacattttctaataatttgaCTTGTGTAATTTGATAAAGATTTACAGATTTcagcttttaattttcataagcTGCCTTCTGAGTTTTGTcccataggtttttttttttttttttttttgagacagagtctcactttgttgcccgggctagagtgagtgccgtggcgtcagcctagctcacagcaaccccaaactcctgggctcaagcagtcctcctgcctcagcctcccgaatagctgggactatagggatacaccaccatgcccagctaattttttacatatatatttttagctgtccaaataattttgttctatttttagtagagatggggtctcactcttgctcaggctggtctcgaactcctgacctcgagcgatccacccgcctcggcctcccagagtgctaggattacaggcgtgagccactgcgcctggctgtcCCAcaggttttaaaatgtaatatttgttaaaatagtCAACATCTTGTGAAGTAGGTTTTTAAAGGGttcaaaaacattgttttaattcATATGTGTGTCTTAACTGTTGTAAGTAACaccatgaataattttttcttcattactgTTGCAGGAGGCAAGTGAGGCCTATCTGGTTGGCCTCTTTGAAGACACCAATCTCTGTGCTATCCATGCCAAACGTGTAACAATTATGCCAAAAGACATCCAGCTAGCACGCCGCATACGTGGAGAACGTGCTTAAGAATCCACTATGATGGGAaaacatttcattctcaaaaaaaaaaaaaaaaaattctcttcttcctgttaTTGGTAGTTCTGAacgttagattttttttttcccatggggTCAAAAGGTACCTAAGTATATGATTGCGAGTGGAAAAATAGGGGACAGAAATCAGGTATTGgcagtttttttccattttcatttgtgtgtgaatttttaatataaatgcgGGGATATGAAGCATTAATGCAAGTCAAATGTTTCAGTGAACAAGTTTCAGCAGTTCAactttataacaattataaataaacctgTTAAATTTTTCTGGACAATGCcagcatttggatttttttaaaacaagtaaatttcTTATTGACGGCAACTAAATGGTGTTTGTAGCATTTTTATCATACAGTAGATTCCATCCATTCACTATACTTTTCTAACTGAGTTGTCCTACATGCAAGTACATGTTTTTAATGTTGTCTGTCTTCTGTGCTGTTCCTGTAAGTTtgctattaaaatacattaaactgTACCTGCTTCTGGTCTTTATTATCAACCTTACCCATATAAttcatattgaaaataattttagtatcAAATGCTTTGTCACCTTCTGAGAAAGAAGACAATTGAGACATTCAGAAAGTATAAGCTTGGTATGGAAAGGAAACAAGGCTACTGGcattatttctaatgttttagAACTTGCAGATAGTAAAATGTCTTTGCCAAAACCAGAATGATCTTAATTCTTTGGATACGTTGTGTCCTAAACCGATAATTTTCAAACCTAGCTAGTCAACAGGATCACCTGGAAACACTTGGTAGGATATGTATAAGTCAAGTCAACTTTAAGTGTTTATTTtcaaacagttttttaaatttcagcatgttactggggtacaaatgtttatgtatactgcctttgccccactgcAGTCAGAGCTTTGAGCATGTCCATCCACCAGACGGTGCACAGTGCGCCCTTAGGTGTGCATATACCCatctccccctcccatctgcccgacacccagtgaaaaAACTTTAACGGtaacaaatgaaaacatgtaaTAATCTTTACCTAAAAACTGCATTGGAGATGTGGCTGTTTTAAGATGGTATCTGTTAACCCTGAAGTTATTCAAGCATCAATGGCTGATTCTTAGCCCTCTTTTATTTGGCATCATAATAATTAATGTGAAATGGGGCTAATGAACATTTTAAGACCTGTAAcatgctgggcacggtggctcacgcctgtaatcctagcactctgggaggctgagacgagaggatcactcaaggttgagagttcaagaccagccccagcaagagcgagaccccgtctctactaacaatagaaagaaattagccaaacaactaaaaatatatatagaaaaaattagccaggcatggtggcacatgcctgtagtcccagctacttgggaggctgaggcaggaggatcgcttgagcccgggagtttgaggttgctgtgagctaggctgacgccacggtactctagcccgggcaacagagccagactctgtctcaaaaaaaaaaagacctgtaGGACATCCCTCATGTATTGACAGTTCTAACATTTGAGCGTTTGAAACTTTCCTGGACTCTAAAATGTTAATCTGTAGGCTAAGAACAGACTCATTTTAAGAGCCTGATCCTGATACTCAACATGGCATCCTAGTTTTAGTGTGATCCCCTTTATATAAGCTTCCGATGGCGAGCACTGGCATTGCTCAGTATTTCATCAATACTGGTTCCTAAAAGCCAGTAGCAGTTGTTCAGTGTTCCCTATTTAGTCCAGTTTTTGCAGTGCAAAGGGACAAAGGTAGGCCTGTTCttgaaaaacactttaaaaaggaGGAAGTTATGTTACCTTCTAGAATCTGATGTGGGCCAATTATTTACAAGTAGACTACACCATCCTTTGAGTTCTTGGAATCGGTCCTGCATTTCGCTCTGAGAGTTTTAGTGAACTAAAAGTATTGTTTTCCTGCCCCATGAACTGGTTATGTTagcagttaattttttatttaaacaaatatttagtggTATATGCTCATTGTCCAGGTACAATACAATGAATCATACTACGTTGTAAAATTAGCCAGTTAGGAAAAAGGTAGCACAAAGTAGATGAGCTTGGTGTTCTGTTTGCACATGTTTGTGTCAAAGCATGGTATGACATGTATTCCCATACGTTGCCTGTGAAGTAGATAACTTGTTACTATTTACAAATGCAATAGAATTTGGGAAGACTGTTTTAGTTGAGTAGGATCTGACCAATATGCATGGTAGTGTTGAAGTCAGGGCTATCCTATGACTCAAGTATGGGTACGATCTGTCAGCCCTTTGATCCCTCGGTTAATGCTCAGTAACTATTAGGCTGATAATCCTCTTCCCTATTATGCTTTGGAGTGGCTATGTGACAGCCCTGCCCACAGTGAATTGGAGGTGGGCCCAAAATGTGTGGGGACTATAGCTggtgccacttttttttttctttttttttgagactagggtcttgctttgttacccaggcagtactcaaactcctgagctccagtgatcctgccacctcagcctccccagtagctggggttacaggtgttcCTGGCTCTGAAATCACTCAAGTTTCAGCTTGTGAATAGTAAAAGTAACGTACAGAAAATAGCCAAAATAGTACCTGGATTCCcgagaggctgggtgtggtggctccgTCCTAAGGCTCTGGGAGGCCGCTAGGGAAGGATCGccttgagctccggagttcgagaccagcctcagcaagagcaagataccatctctactacaaatagaaagaaattatatggacaactaaaaatacacatagaaaaaattagccgggcatggtggcacatgcctgtagtcccagctactcgggaggctgaggcaggaggatcgcttaagcccaggagtttgaggttgctgtgagctaggctgatgccacggcactctagccagggcaacagagtgagactgtctcaaaatatatatatatatgtactgtaATATATTAATTAGTAAAATAAACATCACACAGCAAACCTATGATTTGAGGTAGCATctttaagtttaaattttgagttaatttaaacactttaataataataatagctcagTTTTACAGGTAGTGCTGGCcaggcaaaataaaaaagagctGTAGGAGAAGCTGTGGGGATGAGAGAGAGAAGCCGGAAAGATGCTGAGCGCAGAGCCGGCCGCACGCGGCGCGGGCTCACGGTGGGTTGTATTTGGCCGTCATCGTGTGGACCCGAAATGAACAGCTCTGATTCCAAgtgcaggggagggaggtggagtgtgggggcggggggtggccaGGATCTCTGCTAAAATGTCACCAGCCTGGAATGTCCTCAAGACACGCATGCCGGGCTTCGCCGGGCGAGGGGCCCGTGCCGCCTGGTGGCGCGTCGCGGAGCTCTGTGGCTCCACTGCCAGCACGGCCGCGGCGACCTCGCGGGCTCCAGGCTGGTCAGCAGATGGCCGCGCGTCAGGTTCCCCCCGCGTCGCGGGCCACTCGGGCTGGCAGTGCCGGCAGCGGCCGCGGGAGACCGACTCCCGAAGGCGCAGCGCTCAGCGCAGGGAAGCGGGGGAGGGACGAGGCCGCCCCTGCAGCCTCCCCGCGAGCAGCCTGCGGGGGGCCCGGAGAAGTGAAGGCCCGGGGTCCCTGCCCTGGGTCCCCTTCGTCCCTCCGAGCCGCAGCGCCTGCCCAGCGCGTCCCCGCGGTCGTCGCTGCAGGCAGCTGCTCCCTGTAACGCATTTCTGAAATCGCCTCCGGACCCGGCTCTTTCCCGGCGCCCCCAGGGGCCAGAGAGAC
Proteins encoded in this window:
- the LOC123627531 gene encoding histone H3.3A; its protein translation is MARTKQTARKSTGGKAPRKQLATKAARKSAPSTGGVKKPHRYRPGTVALREIRRYQKSTELLIRKLPFQRLVREIAQDFKTDLRFQSAAIGALQEASEAYLVGLFEDTNLCAIHAKRVTIMPKDIQLARRIRGERA